A single genomic interval of Psychroserpens sp. NJDZ02 harbors:
- a CDS encoding GNAT family N-acetyltransferase, translating into MVELRNYQIEIAKQYAEYRNNPIIFDNGYDKVPNPFTLKDAKEFINLQLKKELPQRKLIYWKGLFVGEIGIEIKEDVFRLSAEMGYFIGEPFLGKGIASEAIKLMTDYVFNNFNIIRIEAGVFDFNRPSMRVLEKNDFNLESIKRNAVIKNGKIINDHIWVKLKELKE; encoded by the coding sequence ATGGTGGAATTAAGAAACTATCAAATTGAAATAGCTAAGCAGTATGCTGAATATAGAAATAACCCAATTATATTCGATAATGGATATGATAAAGTTCCTAATCCTTTCACGTTAAAAGACGCTAAAGAGTTTATAAACCTGCAACTTAAAAAAGAACTTCCACAAAGAAAATTAATATATTGGAAAGGTCTATTCGTAGGAGAAATTGGAATTGAAATTAAGGAAGATGTATTTAGATTAAGTGCAGAAATGGGATATTTTATTGGAGAGCCTTTTTTGGGAAAAGGAATTGCTTCTGAAGCAATAAAACTAATGACAGATTATGTGTTCAATAATTTTAATATTATAAGAATTGAGGCTGGCGTTTTTGATTTCAATAGACCATCCATGAGAGTACTAGAAAAAAATGATTTTAATTTAGAAAGCATTAAAAGGAACGCTGTTATCAAAAATGGGAAAATTATAAATGACCATATTTGGGTTAAACTAAAGGAATTAAAAGAATAA